A part of Halanaerobiales bacterium genomic DNA contains:
- the eno gene encoding phosphopyruvate hydratase, with the protein MSDATIVDVFAREILDSRGNPTVEVEVTLADGTRGRAAVPSGASTGAYEAVELRDNDENRYLGKGVKDAVHNVNEVIAREIVGYDARDQLFLDKKMIELDDTDNKGDLGANAILGVSLALAKAAAGATDSYLYNYLGGIGAKTLPVPMMNILNGGEHADNNVDIQEFMIMPVGAKSFSEALRMGSEIYHELKNVLHDRGLSTGVGDEGGFAPDLDSNEEALQVIVEAIRKAGYTPEEDVMLAVDAAATELYEDGKYILPGEGIDMSSEEMVDFYAELADKYPIISIEDGHAEDDWEGWQMMTEKLGDKIQIVGDDLYVTNTKRLKRGIEENSSNSILIKVNQIGTLTETLETIKMAKEAGYTSVISHRSGETEDVTIADLVVAMNTGQIKTGAPARSERVAKYNQLLRIEETLGEIAEYAGEDAFFNLK; encoded by the coding sequence ATGAGTGATGCAACTATAGTGGATGTTTTTGCCCGAGAAATTCTTGATTCCAGAGGTAATCCAACAGTTGAAGTTGAGGTTACACTGGCTGATGGAACAAGGGGAAGAGCAGCAGTACCTTCAGGAGCTTCTACGGGAGCTTATGAAGCTGTAGAACTTAGAGATAATGATGAAAATAGATATTTAGGTAAAGGTGTTAAAGATGCTGTTCATAATGTGAATGAAGTAATAGCCAGAGAGATTGTTGGTTATGATGCCAGAGATCAGTTATTTTTGGATAAAAAGATGATTGAGCTTGATGATACAGATAATAAAGGAGATTTAGGTGCTAATGCGATTTTAGGAGTTTCGCTGGCCCTGGCTAAAGCAGCTGCTGGTGCTACTGATAGTTATCTTTACAATTATCTTGGTGGTATTGGAGCCAAAACACTTCCAGTTCCAATGATGAATATCTTAAATGGTGGTGAACATGCAGATAATAATGTAGATATTCAGGAATTTATGATAATGCCTGTAGGAGCTAAAAGTTTTTCTGAAGCTCTTCGTATGGGTTCAGAAATTTATCATGAATTAAAAAATGTACTTCATGACCGTGGTTTATCTACTGGTGTTGGAGATGAAGGTGGATTTGCTCCTGATCTTGATTCAAATGAAGAAGCACTTCAGGTAATTGTAGAAGCAATTCGTAAAGCAGGTTATACTCCTGAAGAAGATGTGATGTTAGCAGTTGATGCTGCAGCTACTGAACTTTATGAAGATGGAAAATATATTTTACCTGGTGAAGGAATTGACATGAGTTCTGAAGAGATGGTAGATTTTTATGCTGAATTAGCTGATAAATATCCAATTATTTCTATTGAAGATGGCCATGCTGAGGATGATTGGGAAGGCTGGCAGATGATGACTGAAAAACTAGGAGACAAGATTCAGATTGTTGGAGATGACCTATATGTAACCAATACTAAGAGATTGAAAAGAGGTATTGAAGAAAATTCCAGCAACTCAATTTTAATTAAAGTAAATCAAATTGGTACTTTAACAGAAACTTTAGAAACAATTAAAATGGCTAAAGAAGCCGGTTATACTTCAGTTATTTCTCATCGTTCTGGTGAAACTGAAGATGTTACAATAGCTGATCTGGTAGTGGCTATGAATACCGGTCAGATTAAAACTGGAGCCCCTGCCCGTTCAGAAAGAGTTGCAAAATATAACCAATTACTTAGAATAGAAGAGACTCTAGGTGAAATTGCTGAATATGCAGGTGAAGATGCATTTTTTAACTTAAAGTAA